Part of the Streptomyces antimycoticus genome, GCGCCGGAGGTGGCCGAGGTGTTCGCGCTGTGCGAGGAGGTGGCACACACCACCGGCGGCTGGTTCAGCCACACCCCCGGCGGCCGGCTCGACCCCTCGGGGATGGTCAAGGGCTGGGCCGTCGAGCGGGCGTCACGGATGCTGTACGAGGCGGGCGCGCACAACACCTGCGTCAACGGCGGCGGCGACATCCAGCTGCGCGGCGAGGCCGCCCCCGGCACACCCTGGCGGATCGGCATCGCCCACCCCACCCGCCCCGGGGAGCTGGCCGCCGTGGTCACCGGCCGCGATCTGGCCGTCGCCACCTCGGGGACGGCCGAGCGCGGTGCGCACATCCTGGACCCGCACACCGGCGGGTCCGCCACCGCCCTGGCCTCCCTTACTCTGATCGGCCACGGCCTCACCCGGACCGACGCCTACGCCACGGCCGCGTTCGCCATGGGCGCCGGGGCCCGTGACTGGGTCGAGGCTTGGGACGGCCACGAGGGGCTGGGGATCACCACGGCGGGCGAGACCTGGCGTACCCCGGGCTTTCCCGGGGCCACCGGGGCGGGGCCGTGAGGCCGCGCCGCCACCCCGGCCGCCGGCCGGCTCAGCCATGGGCTGGGGCGGGTGCCGAGCGGCTGCGGGGCGGGCGCTCCGGGAAGAGCCATCGTTGTACACGCATGACGACATGCCCCAGGCCGGACAGCGCACCGGCGATCGCGAGGTCGACGAGGGGCAGTGGCTCCGTGCCCAACAGGGCGCGCAGGGGTGGGAGATAGACACCCGCCACCTGCAGGGCCAGGGCCGTCCCCACGGCCAGCAGCAGGAACGGGTTGGCGAGGCTGCCGGGGCGGGCGCGGGAGCCCAGCGCGACACCGAGTTGGGTGGCGCCGAGGACCAGGAACGTCACGGACTGCCAGGGTCGTCCGGCCTCCCGGGCCCAGACCGCGGCGACCAGGGTGACACCGGCGACGAAGACCCCCATGGCCAGGAGCCGGGGCCAGAGTCCGGCGCCCAGGACGCTCTCCTCGGGCGGGCGTGGTGGGTGGCGCATCACCCCAGGCTCGACGGGTTCGGCTCCGAGTGCCACACCGGGGAGGCCGTGGGTGAGCAGGTTGATCCACAGGATCTGGGCGGGGAGCAGGGGCAGGGGCATGCCGAGGAACGGGCCGAGGAGCATGACCAGGATCTCCGCCGTTCCTCCGGCGAGGGCGTAGAGCAGGAACCGGCGCACGTTGGCGTAGACGCGGCGGCCCTCCTCCACGGCGGCGACGACGGTGGCCAGGTTGTCGTCGGCGAGCACGAGGTCGGCCGCCTGGCGGGCCACTTCGGTGCCGCGCTGTCCCATGGCGACGCCGATGTCCGCGCGGCGCAGCGCGGGACCGTCGTTGACGCCGTCGCCGGTCATCGCCACCACATGGCCCGCCGCGCGCCATGCCTGGACGATGTCCAGCTTCTGATCGGGCGTGGTCCTGGCGTAGACGCGCGAGGCGGTCAGCGGGCCCGCGGTGCCCTGGCGGATCCGCATCCCCGTGGTGACCTCGTCCTCCCGGGCCACGATGCCCGCGCGCGCGGCCACCGCCCGTGCCGTGAGGGGGTGGTCGCCGGTGATGAGGACCGGGGCAATACCGGCATGTTCGCACGCCGTGACGGTGGTTCGGGAGGTGTCGCGGGGCGGGTCGAGGATGCCGACCAGGCCGAGCAGTGAAAGCCCCGATTCCCAGGCATCGGTGCTCCGGGGTGGTGTCTCGTCGTGGTCGGCCGAGGCCACGGCTAGGACTCGGTATCCGTCGCGGGCCAGTGTCTCGGCCCGGGCGGCGGCCCGGGTCCGCGTGTCCGGCGCGTCGATGAGGACCGGCGGCCGGAGCATGACCTCGGGGGCTCCCTTGCACACGATCCGCAGTGCGCCGTCGGGTGCGCGGTGCACCGTCGTCATGCGCTTGCGCGCGCTGTCGAAGGGGATCTCGTCGACCCGTGGCGCTGCGCGTTCCACCGCGGCCCGGTCCAGGCCGAGCCTGGCTCCGGCCGTGAGAGGGCCGCCTCGGTGGGGTCGCCCATCGCACGCCACCGTCCACTGCCGTCCGGAGGAGGCTCCAGCCCGGCGTCGTTGCACAGCAGCGAGGCGCGCAGCAGCTCGGCCAAGTCCGGGGCGTCGCGCGCGGTCACCGGGTGGCCGTCGCGTATGACGTGGCCTTCGGGGTCGTAGCCGATGCCGCTGGCAGTGGCCTCGCCCTGTGGCGTCCATAGCCGCTCCGCGGCCATCCGGCCCTCGGTCAGGGTGCCGGTCTTGTCCGTGGCGAGCACCGTGACCGAGCCGAGGGTCTCCACCGCGGGCAGCCGCCGGACGATGGCGTGCCGCTCCGCCATCCGGCGTGCCCCCAGGGCCAGGGCGAGGGTGACCACGGCGGGCAGGGACTCGGGTACGGCCGCGACGGCGAGGCTGATCGCGGTCACGACCATCAGCTCGACGGGCTGTCCGCGTACCAGCCCCAAGGCGAGCACCACCGCGCACAGTGCGACGGTGACGGCCGCCAGCACCCTGCCGAACCTGGCCAGTCGGCGCTGCAGCGGGGTCAGTCCGGGTGCGGTGCCCATCAGCGCGGCGATCCGGCCGAGCGCGCTGTCCGGGCCGGTGCCGGTGACCTGGACCCGTCCGCGGCCGCGGACGACCACCGTGCCCGCCGATACCGTGTCCGCCGACACCGTGGACGGCGGCCGGTCCGCGTCGGCGGCCTTCTCCACCGGGACGGACTCGCCCGTCAGCGCCGACTCGTCGACCAGGAGCAGGGCCGCGTCGACGACCTCTCCGTCGGCGGGCACGATGTCCCCCTCGCCCAGCAGTACCAGGTCTCCCGGTACCACGTCGGCTGCGGGTACGGAACACTCCGCGCCGTCGCGCAGCACCCGGGCGGTCGGCGCGCTGAGGGCCGTCAGGGCGGCCACGGCCCGTTCCGCCCGTACCTCCTGGACGACACCGGCCACGGTGTTCACCGTGATGACGAGCAGGATCACCGAGGCGTCGGGGAGATCTCCCGTGGTCAGGGTCAGCACGGCGGCCACGAGCAACACCACGATCAGCGGGTCGCGCAACTGCTGCAGCACACGACGCCACACCGGAGTGCGCCGCTCCCGGGCGACGACATTGGCCCCGCACTCCTCCAGCCGCCGCGCCGCCTCCTCCCGCGACAGACCCGCGGCGAAGCGCTCGGCGCGGTGAGGGGTCGGCATGCCTTCATCGTGTGGCCGATGTTCCCGGATCGCATCCGGCGCCCACGGGGCCGGGTGATGGGGCCCCAGGACGACCAGCTCCGCCATCAGAGCTGATCGGTCCAAGCGAGGAAGCGGGGCGGTGTGTGCGTGGCCAGGGGGTACCCGAGGCGGACGAGACGACCGGAGGAAAGGCGGTGGGGATGATGGCGCTCCCGCTGGTCGTGGGTGTCGATGGATCGGAGTCCAGCCTGGAGGCCCTGGACTGGGCAGTGGACGAGGCGGCACGCCATGAGCTCCCCTTGCACCTGGTCAATGCCTCCCGATGGGAACGGTACGAGGGACGCCTGCCCTCTTTCGGCACCGACCGTCCCACTGGGGATGTGGCGGCCGAGAACATCGTCGCCGCCTGCGCGGAACGTGCGACGTTGCGCAACCCTGACGTGAAGG contains:
- a CDS encoding cation-translocating P-type ATPase, producing MPTPHRAERFAAGLSREEAARRLEECGANVVARERRTPVWRRVLQQLRDPLIVVLLVAAVLTLTTGDLPDASVILLVITVNTVAGVVQEVRAERAVAALTALSAPTARVLRDGAECSVPAADVVPGDLVLLGEGDIVPADGEVVDAALLLVDESALTGESVPVEKAADADRPPSTVSADTVSAGTVVVRGRGRVQVTGTGPDSALGRIAALMGTAPGLTPLQRRLARFGRVLAAVTVALCAVVLALGLVRGQPVELMVVTAISLAVAAVPESLPAVVTLALALGARRMAERHAIVRRLPAVETLGSVTVLATDKTGTLTEGRMAAERLWTPQGEATASGIGYDPEGHVIRDGHPVTARDAPDLAELLRASLLCNDAGLEPPPDGSGRWRAMGDPTEAALSRPEPGSAWTGPRWNAQRHGSTRSPSTARASA
- a CDS encoding cation-translocating P-type ATPase; amino-acid sequence: MERAAPRVDEIPFDSARKRMTTVHRAPDGALRIVCKGAPEVMLRPPVLIDAPDTRTRAAARAETLARDGYRVLAVASADHDETPPRSTDAWESGLSLLGLVGILDPPRDTSRTTVTACEHAGIAPVLITGDHPLTARAVAARAGIVAREDEVTTGMRIRQGTAGPLTASRVYARTTPDQKLDIVQAWRAAGHVVAMTGDGVNDGPALRRADIGVAMGQRGTEVARQAADLVLADDNLATVVAAVEEGRRVYANVRRFLLYALAGGTAEILVMLLGPFLGMPLPLLPAQILWINLLTHGLPGVALGAEPVEPGVMRHPPRPPEESVLGAGLWPRLLAMGVFVAGVTLVAAVWAREAGRPWQSVTFLVLGATQLGVALGSRARPGSLANPFLLLAVGTALALQVAGVYLPPLRALLGTEPLPLVDLAIAGALSGLGHVVMRVQRWLFPERPPRSRSAPAPAHG
- a CDS encoding FAD:protein FMN transferase; protein product: MGTVFSFDLRDPVTPPVRHALKDAVAWLHHVDEVFSTYRPGSAISRLNRGEPVPERYAPEVAEVFALCEEVAHTTGGWFSHTPGGRLDPSGMVKGWAVERASRMLYEAGAHNTCVNGGGDIQLRGEAAPGTPWRIGIAHPTRPGELAAVVTGRDLAVATSGTAERGAHILDPHTGGSATALASLTLIGHGLTRTDAYATAAFAMGAGARDWVEAWDGHEGLGITTAGETWRTPGFPGATGAGP